A window of Thermodesulfovibrionales bacterium contains these coding sequences:
- the efp gene encoding elongation factor P, producing the protein MIAASELRRGMKIEFKGEPYEVIESQHVKMQQRAPIMRVKIKSLKTGRVIDETFNAGDKIPLPKLEEKEMQYLYSQGNEYVFMDTETYEQVTISEEALGEARKFIKENMNVRVLYYREQPLTVEPPMFVELKVIETEPPFKGDTASAGSKPARLETGAIIKVPFHIVEGDIIKVDTRTGEYVERVK; encoded by the coding sequence GTGATTGCTGCAAGTGAATTAAGAAGAGGGATGAAGATTGAGTTCAAGGGAGAACCCTATGAGGTTATCGAATCTCAGCATGTAAAGATGCAGCAGCGTGCACCTATAATGAGGGTAAAGATAAAGTCCCTTAAAACCGGCAGGGTTATTGATGAGACATTTAATGCGGGTGACAAAATACCGCTGCCTAAGCTTGAAGAAAAGGAGATGCAGTATCTTTACAGCCAAGGAAATGAATATGTCTTCATGGATACAGAGACCTATGAGCAGGTAACAATAAGTGAAGAGGCTCTTGGCGAGGCAAGGAAGTTTATAAAGGAAAATATGAATGTCCGTGTGCTTTACTATAGAGAGCAACCCCTGACAGTAGAACCTCCTATGTTTGTAGAGCTCAAGGTTATTGAAACAGAACCTCCATTCAAAGGAGACACCGCATCAGCCGGCTCAAAACCGGCAAGACTTGAAACCGGTGCAATTATAAAGGTGCCTTTCCACATTGTTGAAGGAGATATAATAAAGGTTGATACTAGAACCGGAGAATATGTAGAGAGGGTAAAATAA